In [Phormidium] sp. ETS-05, the genomic window TTGTAGGTTGAGTTTCGTTCCTCAACCCAACCTACGCCTGCTTCCGGTGAGTCAACGGTAACGTGAACTATCCCCCCATGACCGGCTTTTCTCACCTTGATATCCCATCTCCCCGGTAGAGACAAATCTGGGGCAAACATAAACCTACCTTCCCCATCGGTATTACCTTGACGCCAGGGAGTAGCGGGGTCATTAGGAGCGTAAATGGTGATATTGGCATCCGCCATTGGTTCCCCCGAATCATAAGTAGCCTGAATTTCCATCGCTTGGGTGGTCTTGGTTTCGATTTTCACCCCGTGAGCCAAT contains:
- a CDS encoding carboxypeptidase-like regulatory domain-containing protein; translated protein: MMLVLSLGIWGIAPTALAHGVKIETKTTQAMEIQATYDSGEPMADANITIYAPNDPATPWRQGNTDGEGRFMFAPDLSLPGRWDIKVRKAGHGGIVHVTVDSPEAGVGWVEERNSTYKTGQEHSLTAVQKGVMLASVVWGFVGTALFFSRQKIEARNRVF